In Aerococcaceae bacterium zg-252, the genomic window TCATCTTATTTTAATGTCAATCTTACGTCAGTCTAGAATGAATTTGAGCTCTCAATTCATCTATTTATTATTGTTTTAATAATGCAGCTTCTTCTTCATAGATTTCAGTTGCTTCTTTTACGAAAGCATCTAATGCTTCTTTTACATCTTTAGTATCGCCAGATAATACACCTTGTAATAATGGGAACCATAATGGACGCATTCTAGCATATCCAGGGATAGTATTGTAGTATGCACCGAAGTGAGCACTTAATTTTTCAGCAAATGCTAACTCTTCATCATCATACAATCCAGTTTCATCTTTCTTAGCAGAGAAGTTACCTGTTGCTTTTAATGTACGAATACCCCATTCTTCATCGTTAATCATGAAGTCAACGAATTGTTGAGCAGCTTTAACTTTAGCTTCATCACCATTGTCAAATACTGCTGGACCAGCTACTAAATATTCATATTTAGGTGCTTTGTCAACGTTAGGGAATGGTAAGAAACGAGCAGTTAAGCCTTCAGCATCTTTCCATTGAGCTAATAAACCAGGACTTGCTAAAATTGTTAAAGCAGCTTTACCAGATTTGAAGTATTCTAAAGCATCTTTAGCTTCTAAGGCAGCACCTTGTCCGATAATTCCTTTAGGTGCTTGCTCTTGAATCCATTCCATAGCTTTAACACCAGCTTCGTTGTTAATTGTGTATTCTGTTACTTCATCATTTGTAATCCATGATCCGAATAAGTTTGAAACAAATGCACGTGGACCTTGGTCCCCAGCAGCTGATTTAGAGTAAAGTACAGTCGGAATCATTTCTGAATCTTTTTCTTGCACTGCTTCTAAGAATTTTTGGAATTCATCAACAGTCCAGTTACGATCTTCTGAATTAAGTGGTAATAAATCAGTAACACCTAATTTATCTGTTACTTCAGTGTTAACTGCCATTAAGAATGGTGCAATACCTTGTGGATATAAGTATAATTGACCGTCGAATGAGCTTGCTTTAACTGCTGATTCATTTAATGTAGCAGTATCTACATCTGAGAATGGTGCTAAGTATCCTTTACTTGCCCAGTCAATAACACGACCTGGTGCATCATAAATAACATCTGGGTTTGTTTGTGATTGTAATGCAGTTTCTACTTTAGCAGGACCGTCAGTGAAGTCTAATTTTTGATACTCTACTTTGATGTTAGGATATTTAGCTTCAAATGCAGCGATTAAAGCTTTGTCATATTCTTCTGGTGTTTTGAATTCGCTATCACTTGTAAAGTTAGGGAAGTTCCAGAATTTAATTGTTACTTGGTCTTCAGCATGAGCAATTGCTGGAGCAAATTGAGCTGTAATACCTGATAATAAAGAAGCTGACATTGCTAAAGCAACTAATTTTTTAAATTTATTCAATTTCATGATGTTAAATCCTCCGTAAAATTAGTATTTTGTAAAATTTCTTGAACCGTTGTCTTCATTTTTGTTGCATAAGTTTGATTTTCTAATAAATTAAGTGTAATCACATCGACCAAATAGAAAAATGGCAATTGTGTGTTTGCAAACTGATCATTATTAACAAAACGACTACTATGCACAAATAAAATCTCGTCTGATAATTTTGTAATTGTACTACCTTTAATACTTGTGATACTAATGGTTGTTGCTTTATTTTGTTTGGCATTCTTTAATGCATGAATCACTTCCTTCGTTTCCCCTGAATTACTGAACCCTATGACGACATCACCTGCTTGCGTAATCGCACTTCCGATAATCATCATATGAGAGTCTGATTCTCCAATCGCATTCAATCCCATTCGAGATAGACGAATCGCAAATTCCTTTGCCGTAAGCCCTGAACTTCCCATGCCATAAATGACAATCCGATTGGCATTCATCAACAAATCAATCACACGACTAATCTGCTCTTCATCAAGAAGTTCTGCTGTCCGTCCGATGACACGATTGTAATACTGTAATACCGTATGAAATTCATCCAATTCTTTCGTATCCACTACCGGATTAGCACTAGCTTGTAGTTCCATCTTTAATTCGACAAAACTTTCGCAGCCAATCTTGCGACAGAATCGTGTAATCGTAGCTGCCGATGTTCCGATTGAACTGGATAAATCATGGATACTAATATTTTTTAACTGATGCTGTTCTTGAAGCAAATAAGTAGCAATTAAACGCTCTTTTGGCGAAAAATTTACGAAGTTCGCTTCAATCTTTTTAACCAAATTCATTGATGCATCCCCTCAAAATTAGTTTGCTTCATGTAAATGGTAATATAAGGCTCCTAACATTCCTGCATTGTTACCGAGTTGTGCTGCTGAAATTTTTGCAGATAAAAAGCGTTGGTCGATAACAATTTCTGATAAGCGTCGTGTGAGTGCTGGTAAAATAACTGTTTCTTGAGCCAACACTCCTCCACCAAGAACGATTTGTTCCGGATTGAGAAGATAATGTATCGTCAGTAACCCTTGAGCTAAACTGTCGATAAACGAATCAAATACCACTTGTACTTTTTCATCATTAGCAGCTAATAGCTCAAAAAATTGTTCGCCTGTCACCTGATAACCGAGTGCACTTTCAGCCTGTGCTAAAAGAGCTGTTGTCGATGCAGCATCTTGAAACATTTTTCCATTCGCTAATGGTAAGTAGCCAACTTCTCCTGCCATGTACGATGAACCTTCGTACAGATGACCGTCAATAAAGACCGCTCCCCCGACGCCTGTTCCAATCGTCAAACAGACAAGTGATTGTGGACGATTCGCTTGTCCAAACCCTTTCCAGTATTCCCCTAAACAAGCAGCATTCACATCATTGATAACCGTACACCGTCGACCTGTTGCCGATTCAACTTGTCGCTTAATCGGTGTTCCTGTGTACTCAGGAATCGTATATCCTGCATAAGCAATTGAGCCATCACTTGAATTTACAACGCCGGCTGTTCCCACTGCTACACCTTTAAAATCATACTTAGCTTGCATTTCTTCGCAAATCGCAATTACTTGCTCTAAAATATAATTCGTTGATTCGGTACAATGCGTCTTTACCTTATACGTTTCTGTTAATGCCTCACCTTGTTCATCTAATAAAGCATATTTGATAAATGTTCCGCCGATATCTATCCCTAGATATGACACATTCACACCCCCAAACATTGTTTAATCTGTTTCCAACTGTTCGAAATCAGCATACATATTAAACGCTTTCTTGATTACGGTTTCATTATAACATGTACGAAAATAAATTTCAACACTTTTTTTTATGAAATTTATTTTATTTTATGAAATTTTATTTATTCGCCTAAAACGCACTTTTAGCAACAAATCACCATTGGCATCGCACTCCTATGTAAATAAGCAAAAACTAAGAAAACCTCTTAGCCTTTGCTCATAAATACTATTGAATTACTTTTACAATGGTACGTCCAACATGAGCCCCTTGTTTTAATTGTGCCAATGACTCAGCAATTTCTTCTAATGAAATTTCATTAACCACTAAATCATTCAAAACATCCCATTCAGTTGCAAATTTTTCTAATATCGCCATGCGTTCTTCCAATGGAATATTAACTGAATCAATACCCAATAAATTCACACCACGCAAAATAAATGGTAAAACTGTCGTATGCAATTGGATGCCACCTGCATTACCACACAGAGCCATACTACCACCATAGCGTATTTGTGGAATCAGATGTGACGCTACTTCTCCACCTACATTATCAATGATGAAATCAAATTTCTCTTTT contains:
- a CDS encoding ROK family protein, which gives rise to MSYLGIDIGGTFIKYALLDEQGEALTETYKVKTHCTESTNYILEQVIAICEEMQAKYDFKGVAVGTAGVVNSSDGSIAYAGYTIPEYTGTPIKRQVESATGRRCTVINDVNAACLGEYWKGFGQANRPQSLVCLTIGTGVGGAVFIDGHLYEGSSYMAGEVGYLPLANGKMFQDAASTTALLAQAESALGYQVTGEQFFELLAANDEKVQVVFDSFIDSLAQGLLTIHYLLNPEQIVLGGGVLAQETVILPALTRRLSEIVIDQRFLSAKISAAQLGNNAGMLGALYYHLHEAN
- a CDS encoding MurR/RpiR family transcriptional regulator, giving the protein MNLVKKIEANFVNFSPKERLIATYLLQEQHQLKNISIHDLSSSIGTSAATITRFCRKIGCESFVELKMELQASANPVVDTKELDEFHTVLQYYNRVIGRTAELLDEEQISRVIDLLMNANRIVIYGMGSSGLTAKEFAIRLSRMGLNAIGESDSHMMIIGSAITQAGDVVIGFSNSGETKEVIHALKNAKQNKATTISITSIKGSTITKLSDEILFVHSSRFVNNDQFANTQLPFFYLVDVITLNLLENQTYATKMKTTVQEILQNTNFTEDLTS
- a CDS encoding extracellular solute-binding protein, producing the protein MKLNKFKKLVALAMSASLLSGITAQFAPAIAHAEDQVTIKFWNFPNFTSDSEFKTPEEYDKALIAAFEAKYPNIKVEYQKLDFTDGPAKVETALQSQTNPDVIYDAPGRVIDWASKGYLAPFSDVDTATLNESAVKASSFDGQLYLYPQGIAPFLMAVNTEVTDKLGVTDLLPLNSEDRNWTVDEFQKFLEAVQEKDSEMIPTVLYSKSAAGDQGPRAFVSNLFGSWITNDEVTEYTINNEAGVKAMEWIQEQAPKGIIGQGAALEAKDALEYFKSGKAALTILASPGLLAQWKDAEGLTARFLPFPNVDKAPKYEYLVAGPAVFDNGDEAKVKAAQQFVDFMINDEEWGIRTLKATGNFSAKKDETGLYDDEELAFAEKLSAHFGAYYNTIPGYARMRPLWFPLLQGVLSGDTKDVKEALDAFVKEATEIYEEEAALLKQ